One Corynebacterium tuberculostearicum DNA window includes the following coding sequences:
- a CDS encoding acyl carrier protein has translation MANDLSAQLQAKFNASAPDKEPERDTLGQLIALIRKVTGIEEDLGRETRLKDIGVESLDLVELTVRAEEAFQVRFSEETMLNSETIGDIAEYVEDHQ, from the coding sequence ATGGCAAACGACCTCAGTGCCCAATTGCAGGCAAAGTTCAATGCGAGTGCGCCGGACAAGGAGCCGGAGCGAGATACTCTGGGCCAGCTCATCGCACTCATCCGTAAGGTCACCGGGATCGAGGAAGACTTGGGCCGCGAGACCCGCCTGAAGGATATCGGCGTGGAGTCGCTCGATCTGGTGGAGCTTACCGTTCGCGCGGAAGAGGCCTTCCAGGTGCGTTTTTCTGAGGAGACGATGCTCAACAGCGAAACCATCGGCGATATCGCCGAGTATGTGGAGGATCACCAATGA
- a CDS encoding HAD-IIA family hydrolase, with the protein MISYLSDMDGVLIKEGEMIPGADKFIQALKDNDIEYMVLTNNSMSTPRDLSARLRNTGLDIPAERIWTSATATANFLSSQVSSSKAYVVGESGLTTAMHEAGWILTNDDPDFVVLGETRTYSFEAITTAINLIRDGARFIATNPDVTGPAPTGVLPATGAVAALITAATNREPYYVGKPNPVMMRSALNNIGAHSEETIMIGDRMDTDVKAGLEAGMRTVLVRSGISDDHEISRYPYRPSAVLKSVAELPEKILDPFAEAE; encoded by the coding sequence ATGATTTCTTATCTATCAGACATGGACGGCGTGCTCATCAAAGAAGGTGAGATGATCCCTGGCGCCGATAAATTTATCCAGGCACTTAAAGACAATGACATCGAGTACATGGTGCTGACCAATAACTCCATGTCTACCCCGCGGGACCTGTCAGCACGCCTGCGTAATACTGGTCTGGATATTCCCGCTGAGCGCATCTGGACCTCCGCTACCGCTACCGCGAACTTTCTTTCCAGCCAGGTAAGCTCCAGCAAGGCCTACGTAGTAGGCGAATCCGGCCTGACCACCGCTATGCACGAGGCGGGCTGGATCCTCACCAACGATGATCCGGACTTCGTGGTGCTGGGTGAGACCCGCACTTACTCCTTTGAGGCGATTACCACCGCCATTAACCTCATCCGCGATGGTGCGCGTTTTATTGCCACCAACCCGGATGTCACCGGCCCTGCCCCCACGGGCGTACTTCCGGCTACCGGCGCCGTGGCGGCGCTGATTACCGCCGCCACCAACCGCGAGCCTTATTACGTGGGCAAGCCTAACCCGGTCATGATGCGTTCGGCGCTGAATAATATCGGCGCCCACTCGGAGGAGACGATCATGATTGGTGACCGCATGGATACCGATGTGAAGGCGGGCCTTGAGGCCGGTATGCGCACGGTACTGGTACGTTCCGGCATTTCTGATGACCACGAGATTTCCCGCTACCCGTACCGCCCGTCGGCCGTGCTGAAATCCGTGGCGGAACTGCCAGAGAAGATCCTGGATCCTTTCGCAGAGGCGGAATAG